From Tiliqua scincoides isolate rTilSci1 chromosome 2, rTilSci1.hap2, whole genome shotgun sequence, the proteins below share one genomic window:
- the LOC136641778 gene encoding caveolin-2-like, whose amino-acid sequence MISDEYMTEYKLDPEDHHPQELGSTRLLHSAVDIPPKADPRDPREINQHLKLEFSDILAEPSSFRSFDRVWTWSDIVFESSRLWCYRIISLLCAVPVSLFSGFLFACLGCLHIWCVMPCIQLCTMAMPPVRTLWASILDVAIAPLFASLGRCCSSIYLTITQK is encoded by the exons ATGATCAGCGATGAATACATGACTGAGTACAAATTGGACCCAGAAGACCATCACCCGCAAGAGCTAGGATCTACTCGGCTCCTGCACTCTGCTGTAGACATACCACCCAAAGCGGATCCCCGGGACCCACGTGAGATCAACCAGCACCTCAAG CTGGAATTCTCCGACATCCTTGCTGAACCTTCCTCGTTTCGCAGCTTTGACCGGGTCTGGACATGGAGCGACATCGTCTTTGAGAGCTCACGCCTCTGGTGCTATCGCATCATCTCACTGCTGTGCGCCGTGCCAGTCTCCCTGTTCTCAGGCTTCCTCTTTGCCTGCCTAGGCTGTCTGCATATCTG GTGTGTGATGCCCTGTATCCAGCTCTGCACCATGGCAATGCCTCCAGTCCGCACCCTGTGGGCCAGTATCCTGGATGTGGCAATAGCCCCACTTTTTGCCAGCCTGGGGCGCTGCTGCAGTTCCATCTACCTAACCATCACTCAGAAGTGA